The following are from one region of the Brienomyrus brachyistius isolate T26 chromosome 13, BBRACH_0.4, whole genome shotgun sequence genome:
- the ciao2a gene encoding cytosolic iron-sulfur assembly component 2A, with protein sequence MGIVSNLLSFTIDRLLRISGFSENKNVLSARKMDEKALEVYDVIRTIRDPEKPNTLEELDVVSEKCVQVQELGEDEYLIVIRFSPTVPHCSLATLIGLCLQVKLQRCLPFKHKLEIYISEGTHSTEEDINKQINDKERVAAAMENPTLCEMVEQCILEPDD encoded by the exons ATGGGAATAGTGTCTAATCTCCTGTCTTTCACTATCGACAGGCTGTTGCGGATCTCCGGGTTTTCTGAAAACAAGAATGTACTGAGTGCCAGGAAGATGGACGAAAAGGCGTTAGAGGTTTATG ATGTGATCCGCACTATCCGCGACCCGGAAAAGCCCAAcaccctggaggagctggacgtGGTGTCCGAGAAGTGCGTCCAGGTGCAGGAGCTGGGGGAGGACGAGTACCTCATTGTGATCCGCTTCTCCCCCACGGTGCCGCACTGCTCCCTGGCCACCCTCATCG GTCTTTGTTTGCAAGTTAAACTGCAGAGGTGTTTGCCATttaaacacaag TTGGAAATTTACATCTCGGAAGGGACCCACTCCACGGAGGAGGACA TTAACAAGCAGATCAACGACAAGGAGCGGGTGGCTGCTGCGATGGAGAACCCCACCCTGTGTGAGATGGTGGAGCAATGCATCTTGGAGCCCGATGACTGA